The Dyadobacter sp. 676 DNA window CCGACAAGGGTCTCAGCCTCGGGCGGATCGGGGTGCGGTAATTGCCCGTCAGCACGCCGTTCGCCGACAATGTTTCATAGGCGGTGTAAAGATTACGGCCATTCTCGTGAAAATTGTCGACGGCCCGTTCATCCCTTACCCAAAGAAAGATAAAAAGGCAACAACTCATCCCAAGGGCCAGGCCCATAATATTGATCAAGCTGAATGCGAAGTGCTTGCCCAGGTTCCGGCCAGCGATTTTGAGATAGTTTTGGAGCATGGCTAACGAATATAAAACAGGTCGTGAACGATCATGAATGCGGCTTTCGCGCCGGCGTACCAATGGGGGGCATGACCGAGATCACACTGACTACATAGCGCAGGTCAGCCTCCCCCTTCCCTTTCTCTCTGCACCAGTAATGGTATAATTCATCCAGATCCCCCCTCCACCTCCTCGACGGTTTCGGCCGGGTGCATGCGGGTAAGCAGAATGCGCGCCCAGGCAGGAGGACCAGATTTTCGATGCCTCTTCATAAATCTTTCCGTTGGCCCGGGTGACGCGCACGCATTGTCGGCTGCTATTAGTTTCTATTTTATCGTACAAATGCCTTGCCAAATAGCTAACATATTAAAATTCAGCATATTACAATTTGTCAAAAGAATTAATACTGTCCGGTTGCGAACAGTACTTGTCCCTATGCGGACAGCTGCCAGGCCATGGAAATGCGGGCGTCAGCCGATCCGGATTGATGCGGGTCGGTATGCGATTGCCGGGATTGTTAACCGATAATGTCCGGCATGTCGATGCCTTCCTTGCCATTATTTCGGGCGGCGCCAAATTCTTCGGCAGGGTTAAAAATCTTGTTACCACGTAATTGTCCGATAGCAACCGCATGTCTGTTCACGATCTTGACCAGCACCTTACAATTTTTCAGCTGGCTCCACGCCTGCACTCCGCAGACTTCAAGGCATCGGAATACAAATTTTCCCAGGTAGGGAACATCACCGGTCCGTCCGCCCCTGGCGCCCGTATGAAATATCTCATGTCCCCCGAAAAAGAAGTTGACACCTTTTACATTGATTTCCAAAGCGGCGGTGAGGAACATATTGCCACAAGAGTAAATATGAGCCGCCTTTATCGCTCCTGTTTCCATAACGAATGAGTTTTTTGCTTTTTATGGAAAAACAAGTATACCCGACCGTTCCGATGCGTATACGCGCCTGTATCCACATGAAGGAACCGCAAGCCGGGTCCGTAAATCCTCATGATGACGAAGAATGTAACAGTTCCCTGTGTCGCGAAACAGGCCGGGCGATAATCTATCGGCCCTCCTGGCATAGCCCCGGTTGAAATATCTCCGTGCGGCGGACGTCGGAGGCAATTTTTCCGGTGCTGGCCGTGTCTTCTCGGAAAAATCCCTGCCGTGCCGCAATGCACCGTCACAGTTGGCATAATTACACCCCGCTTCGGTTAACCCGATTTTCTAGCTTTGTTTCATCAACAAAACGAGAAAAAAACATGCGAAAAATTATTGTTCCCACCTTCATGACAATGGACGGCGTATTGCAGGCACCGGGCGGCCCGGAAGAGGACCGTTCTAACGGGTTCGAATGGGGCGGCTGGCAATTCCCTTTCTGGGACGAGCAGATGAATAACAACCCGGGCAAGATTATGGCGACGTCATTCGACCTGTTGCTCGGCCGT harbors:
- a CDS encoding ABC transporter permease, producing MLQNYLKIAGRNLGKHFAFSLINIMGLALGMSCCLFIFLWVRDERAVDNFHENGRNLYTAYETLSANGVLTGNYRTPIRPRLRPLSDEFLMEDLPRSVPEVERVVFYATGYELPWGHPETIQAGDRKAKLKGARASRDFFYDVQLSARGRRSPNRPSRHWKYSHFQ